GTTCTGCGGGCTGCGCACAGCTTCTTCGACCGCGCGCGCGACAAGCGGCTTTGGTACGCGGACATGCACCAGTTCCGCATCGAAGCCAGTTCCGACCACGCGGGATTGCCGACGCCGGAGGGGTTGCATCGCGATGGCGTCGACTGGGTTTTCATGATGGCGGTCGATCGCCGCGAGGTGATCGGCGGCGTTTCGAGCATCCATGCGCCGGACGGCGCCGAGATCGCCTCCTTCACGCTTGAGGAGCCTTTCGAGGCCGTGCTGCTCGATGACCGACGGCTTCTGCATGGCGTCACGCCGATCTATCCGCGAGACAAGACGACGAACGGGCACCGGGACGTGCTCGTCGTGACATTCAAAAGGACGACAAAATGGGAT
The sequence above is drawn from the Ochrobactrum vermis genome and encodes:
- a CDS encoding 2OG-Fe dioxygenase family protein, with product MTRPQIPPHLTQALDDHGYVRLSQAVMHQMLDAEAIVEWPGFKASWNALPTDEYMADGGDYWRRRFAVFLIGPNFIWRKPHRPHYQAREHNSLNGGVERWFAPVESAVTNSFLLNAVLRAAHSFFDRARDKRLWYADMHQFRIEASSDHAGLPTPEGLHRDGVDWVFMMAVDRREVIGGVSSIHAPDGAEIASFTLEEPFEAVLLDDRRLLHGVTPIYPRDKTTNGHRDVLVVTFKRTTKWDP